In Argiope bruennichi chromosome X1, qqArgBrue1.1, whole genome shotgun sequence, a single window of DNA contains:
- the LOC129959326 gene encoding uncharacterized protein LOC129959326: MSCQVEFTPHFSSKTFNLNALVVNKVTSPLPNFDIQIQHWPHLDNLILADPNFYISQQSDILLGADIYALLLDGLPIFGPSGTPAAISTKLGYILTGKIYTSQRPDSIVHSTLCDQSIEKIPPNVDDLLARADTEEEAKATIIKIQNLMKSGGFSLRKWSSSHKIILKYLDKSLLATESIHSLCDEEVKQRVLGIFWNLLTESIQVRIADGEIVNTKRQLLSVIAKTFDQLGLFSPSVIILKIMLQELWKSKAAWDDPVPLTILETWTKFKQQSYNLNLISVPRFLGVDNNSDIQLHGFCDASTKAFAAVIYLKSRQNQVSLVSAKTRVAPIKQLTIPKLELCGALLLTELITAIEKALSFPIKERYLWTDSTIVLSWINKPPSKGNMFIQNRVNNILNLTSVSDWYHIPGKLNTADCATRGLFPEQLKNASYWWNGPDWIKQDFHSLVKSLKVLTTNLVEPDSVQEPTSLNADRNPFNDVLLKFSSYTKIIRVFAWVKRFIQNCKASCLTSKSVGLLQAEELDASLKNLVKLIQQTEFYQEIKCFKMNKLIPKPSKLLPLNIFLDKDGILRVGGRLSKHPTLPYDQKFPIVIPKRHHITPLIIRYFHQLSLHAGPELVLSLIRQKFWIPDGRSTVR, encoded by the exons ATGAG TTGTCAGGTAGAATTCACTCCTCACTTCTCATCTAAAACATTCAATCTTAATGCTCTTGTGGTAAATAAAGTGACTTCACCTCTCCCAAATTTCGATATTCAAATTCAACACTGGCCGCATTTGGATAATCTTATACTCGCagatccaaatttttatatttcgcaaCAAAGTGACATTTTGCTCGGTGCAGATATTTATGCACTCCTCCTGGATGGACTTCCCATTTTTGGACCTTCAGGAACTCCAGCTGCAATTTCAACTAAATTGGGATACATTTTAACTGGAAAAATCTATACTTCACAAAGGCCTGACTCGATTGTGCATTCAACTTTGTGTGACCAGTCAATTGAAAAGATACCTCCGAATGTAGACGATTTGTTGGCAAGAGCTGACACTGAAGAAGAAGCTAAAGCCactattatcaaaattcaaaacctAATGAAATCAGGGGGATTTAGTCTTCGAAAATGGTCTAGtagccataaaattattttgaaatatttggataAATCCTTGTTAGCTACAGAATCTATACATTCGTTGTGCGATGAAGAAGTAAAACAGCGGGTATTAGGTATTTTTTGGAATCTTTTAACCGAATCGATTCAAGTTAGAATTGCTGATGGAGAAATCGTAAATACAAAAAGGCAACTTCTATCAGTTATTGCTAAAACATTCGATCAGCTGGGACTGTTTTCGCCTtctgtaatcatattaaaaattatgttgcaagAGCTATGGAAATCGAAAGCCGCTTGGGATGATCCTGTTCCTCTTACCATTCTAGAAACCTGGACAAAATTTAAACAGCAAAGCTATAATCTAAACTTGATTTCAGTTCCTCGCTTCTTGGGAGTCGACAATAATTCTGACATCCAATTACACGGTTTCTGCGATGCATCTACAAAAGCATTCGCTGCCGTTATCTATTTGAAATCTAGACAGAATCAAGTATCTCTCGTAAGTGCTAAAACTCGTGTTGCTCCTATAAAACAGCTTACTATCCCAAAGTTGGAACTTTGCGGAGCACTTCTACTTACCGAGCTAATAACTGCCATCGAAAAAGCACTATCTTTTCCCATAAAAGAGCGATATTTATGGACAGATTCAACAATCGTATTAAGTTGGATAAATAAACCCCCAAGTAAAGGGAATATGTTCATTCAAAATCGagttaataatatcttaaatttaacttCAGTGTCTGATTGGTATCATATTCCTGGTAAACTCAATACAGCCGATTGTGCTACTCGAGGACTTTTTCCAGAGCAGCTCAAAAATGCATCTTATTGGTGGAATGGTCCTGATTGGATCAAACAAGATTTTCATTCTCTTGTAAAGTCCTTAAAAGTGCTAACTACCAACTTAGTTGAGCCAGACTCCGTGCAGGAACCTACGTCCCTAAATGCGGACAGAAATCCTTTCAATGACGTGCTACTCAAATTTTCATCTTACACCAAAATTATAAGAGTATTTGCATGGGTTAaacgttttattcaaaattgtaaagCTTCCTGTTTAACCTCTAAATCAGTAGGGCTCCTTCAAGCAGAAGAATTAGACGCTTCACTTAAAAATCTAGTTAAACTCATTCAGCAAACTGAATTTTACCaggaaattaaatgtttcaagaTGAACAAACTCATACCCAAACCTAGTAAATTACtccctttaaatatatttttggataaagATGGGATTCTCAGAGTGGGAGGTCGGCTTTCTAAACATCCGACTCTTCCCTATGATCAAAAATTTCCAATAGTCATCCCCAAAAGGCATCATATAACTCCCCTTATAATTCGATATTTTCACCAACTCAGTCTCCATGCTGGACCAGAATTGGTTTTATCTCTCATTCGACAAAAATTCTGGATTCCTGATGGTCGTTCCACGGTTCGTTGA
- the LOC129959324 gene encoding uncharacterized protein LOC129959324 — MGDLPSSRITKSRPFERVGVDFAGSLVTKCQPLRKATQFKSYLCLFICTATRAVHLELVSSMSTEAFLAALRRFIARRGHPTDILSDNGSNFIGSDNYLKQLFKLVQDQSVQNFLTVRNISWKFIPPYAPNFGGVWESSIKLAKRHLFKTCQGHLLNFEELSTLLCQIEACINSRPLVPLSNDPADLRALTLGWTRDVLHHLQARRKWHQHRPPLSVGDLVLIQADNMPPLSWPLARILEILLGTDGIPRVALLRTPSGPAKRAINRLIALPVPTCRAPEDGDSSERQQMAQ; from the exons ATGGGAGATTTGCCAAGTAGTCGAATAACAAAATCTCGTCCTTTTGAAAGAGTTGGGGTAGATTTCGCAGGATCGTTAGTCACAAAATGTCAGCCTCTCAGAAAAGCTACCCAATTCAAGTCTTACCTTTGTTTATTCATATGCACAGCGACTAGAGCAGTTCATCTCGAACTCGTGTCCAGTATGTCTACGGAAGCATTCTTAGCCGCACTTCGTCGATTTATTGCACGACGAGGCCATCCCACTGATATCCTGTCAGATAATGGATCGAATTTCATAGGTTCAGATAATTATCTAAAGCAATTATTCAAGTTAGTCCAAGACCAGTCTGTACAAAATTTCCTGACCGTGAGAAACATCAGTTGGAAATTCATTCCACCATATGCTCCCAATTTCGGTGGTGTTTGGGAGTCATCCATCAAACTCGCCAAAAGACATCTCTTTAAAACTTGTCAAGGACATTTGCTTAATTTTGAAGAACTGTCCACTCTCTTATGTCAGATAGAGGCCTGTATTAATTCAAGACCTCTAGTACCACTTTCCAATGATCCAGCTGATCTCAGGGCTCTCACCCTTGG atgGACTAGAGACGTCCTTCACCATTTGCAAGCCCGACGGAAGTGGCATCAACATCGTCCTCCTTTGAGTGTCGGAGATCTCGTCCTTATTCAAGCTGACAACATGCCTCCATTATCCTGGCCACTAGCGCGTATCCTCGAGATCCTCCTCGGAACAGATGGTATCCCTAGAGTTGCCCTGCTTCGTACTCCATCAGGACCTGCCAAAAGAGCCATTAACAGACTCATTGCACTACCGGTGCCGACATGCCGCGCCCCGGAGGATGGTGATTCATCTGAACGCCAACAGATGGCGCAATGA